In Streptomyces sp. NBC_00091, the following proteins share a genomic window:
- a CDS encoding SseB family protein, with protein MDGPAGGLDWICAFSDEEALARFAQARGEAGRAWEFRRVRGARLLDEVVPALDFPCGVALDAAGPDGAVFPPVRGIVPDSAAVDGEVAA; from the coding sequence GTGGACGGCCCCGCTGGGGGCCTGGACTGGATCTGCGCCTTCTCGGACGAGGAGGCGCTGGCCCGGTTCGCGCAGGCACGGGGCGAGGCCGGACGCGCGTGGGAGTTCCGCCGGGTGCGCGGTGCGCGGCTGCTGGACGAGGTGGTCCCGGCCCTGGACTTCCCCTGCGGGGTCGCGCTGGACGCCGCCGGGCCGGACGGGGCGGTGTTCCCGCCGGTGCGCGGCATCGTGCCGGATTCGGCCGCGGTCGACGGCGAGGTGGCGGCGTGA